CTACCTGTACAAGGAGGAGCGATTGAAATTACGCCTAAGGAACTTGGCAACAAGTTCAAGTGCTCGACATAAAATGGGGATTAAAGCAACTGCAACAGAGATCAACTCATCAGACTATGCACAACTATATTAAAAGCTAGATTCAGCTATATGACAGAAGAACAAAGAACATAAACTGAGAGAGGAATTAATAAAGATACATGAAAAGAACTAAGAGACTGAGCAATTCTCACACTTAAGGCAAAGATTCGAAGTCACAAAGGTAAGGCAGTAGATGAAGTAGATGAAATCCTTGGTCACAATGATAGTCTGAAAGTAACTTTGCAGAGCCTGCAAATTCCATCCTCTGGGTTGCTGAAACAATAAAAGATTGGTTAATGAGCTTGAAGAAAGATAGCAAACCAAGTATGTAGTTCAAAGCTACAAGGGCagtgaaaacaaataaaaacataccCCATATAGTGAATACAAGGAATACAGAGAGGAACATGCAGTGCCCATAAAGGAAAGCCGATATGCCCTTTGTGAAAGATTTCTAGGTACCAGTGGAAAAATTGCAAGTACAGCGACAACAAACACCTGcagtgaaatatatatatatatatatatatataagcaatatTAACAGAATAATTTCAGTAATACAAGCAGATCAATAAAGTACAGGGATCTCACtatttttccctattttttgttcaaaatggcATCCTTTTTAGGTGAGCTAATAGCAAGATTCTAACAAATGTTGACAGAAGGGGGCAGTAACTACTTGTTGAAAGTTGTGAGCTTTCATAGTCAAGAGACAGATTTAGAAGCAAATTGCTTTTTTATAATTGCCAAATTTACAATTAAGATGCagtagattttattatattcactCTGGTATAAACTTTGACTATTAGCTTAGTTGTTATCGATTTCAATGATACACAGAACATGTTGGTAAAATAGATGtaaaaatactcaaaagaaCAAAAGCAGACCGATAATAAGGGTTTAAGGAATGCAAAAATGTATGATTATTTGGTCAACAGCTCAAATCGATAACCAAATAGGTAAATTTACAACAAGGTTCTTTACAATCAACAGATTTAAGCATCCAACACTTTCCAAATAGCCTATCTTCTACGGTTGGTAAACTGAACTATTTGTTAACAGACTCATAATTGATGATTCTGATTGGGGGTGGGGGgaagatgataaagaagaagtGGCTTTAAGGGAACAAATAAGTGTAAAAATCATGAAAAGCTTTGGAGAGATATTTAGtaaaacatcaatttttttttagtaagttacacatgcatccGGTGAGTCTTGAACCCAGGATCTTACCCTCCACCTAGCACTTATAAGGGGAGGAGATTTCAGTTGAGCTAAAGGTCATTGGCTAGTACATCATCATAACTACatacaaaaaattacaaaagtttATTGACTGTCAAAGTATATGAATGCATGCATAAATTTGGTTTCACTGTACCCAAGCATTCACAGAGAACTGAATCGTATGCCGATCCCAGCGCAGAGAAGTTGGATTTGGACTGGTGGTTGCTGATGTCCCTGAAGCTCGAGTAGTACTAGTAGACCCTACAGCAATATTAAGGTTCAATTCAATGGCAGAAGAAATTTTAAGCCCAgcgaaaagaaaattaatacatataagtgcagtaagcagatttgtAATACTTTCACTTCCATTTTGGATCTTTAACAGTTGACCCCACGGCCTAcgtcattatatttttatcaaaaatgtAAAATTCAGATTATCTACCTGAGTTTCGCTGTCGAGGTTGGTCATTTGAAGATGTTGATGATGCTGATGGTCTTGCTGGTTGAGATGAACTATTAGTCGACATAGGCTCCACCACAAGATCGGGATCCTGTTTATGAAATGCAAGTATCAGTTCAGTAAAGATCGTCAAGACACAACAGTTAAAGCAAAGGTGACTTATGTgcgacattaaaaaaaaaatgtgccctttattttaaaagccCCAAGGAGCATACAAATGTTACAAAATAACATTAATACAAAGCAATTCCTCATCCAAGATAGAATCTCAACCTACAAAGCAATCCCTCTTACTGTCATCTGTGATAGGATCTCAATACGAAATATTCACTGAGAAGCAGGGGAAGCGATAGTAAAGAGTGTTGATTGATATATATTCCTTTTACTTATgttaatgataaataaaaaattaagagcATAACAACaaatcactcaatattttttttttcttcttttagctCCACTTGTTCTAATAGGGAGAGGAAGTCCATTTAATCTCATTGGCAACCACCAAATATTCAATCTCCCATTCTTAAACAAGAAGACCAACAAAAATATCTAAAACATATACAAAACATGATGATAGATATATTAAGGAAGTAAGAAGGAAAACTTGTCATAGCATACAAGAATTCTCTATTTGACAAAGCAAAACATCAACATCTCAACATGGAATTCCACATGCGTAAACAAAAGGCAAACCACAATTCCAAAAAGAGACTTATCAGTGATGtcaagaagaaaacaaaacagcAAGAGCCACAGAAATTTACATGAATATAGTATTCCTTCTTGAAGACTTGATAATGCACTAAAATTATGGGTTTCAACAGAATTGAAAAACGATCCATGAACTGACTCCAATAATTCTGAGGAGGGGATGTTTTATTGGGGCTTCAGTTCTAACTGTAAAAAGAAGGCATATACttgatcaatttatttttagaaaagcTCTTAAATTTTGAGAACAAAACCTACAATCCAAATGCAACACCCATCTCAATAAACCTAGAACCAAAACCCCAAAGTACAAAATGGATAAAACCCAGATGGGATTCAAAGGGTTCAAGCCCAAATTCTTATAAAACATCAATAATCAATTACATTTTACACGTCACATGACCAATTCCAAAAAAGTCAAACACAACCCAAGACAACATTTCtttagacaagaaaaaaaaaaacacatacatagaCATAATAATCCACAAACAATGAAgaaccataaataaataaataaaaaaaacccagatgGGGATTGATGGTCAGAATCTCAAATGtccaacaagaaaaaagaaaacccagatgagagagagagagagagagaaggtacGATGTAGCGCTGATAGAACTTGCGCTTGTAGTGGTCTTGGACATCGGAGACGGAGCGAGAAGCCATGCTGGGAGGAATGAGGATGTTGGACCAGTACTCTGCCCATCTCGGGTCGTTGTCGTATTCGTAGGCAGTCGCCGCTATTCTCTTCAGTTTCTGCGGATCTTCCTTCTCTTCtcccattttcttttctcctaattCTCTCTCAGACTCACTATTTTTTAACTATTATTAACTAGTATAGTAGTGCTAGAAAAAACTAGGAACataataataagaaagaaaCTACTACTTTTGCTGCCAATACAAAAAAGTCctaaagtttttgttttatctCCTCAAAGAAAACAAGTGGTAATGCCAATGAAAAGGAAACTCTCCTTCAGTCTTGACTCAATCACGTAACGACGTCGTTTCTTTGATGCctctctttttacttttttcaagttttttcaagttttttttatacaagttGTGATGTATGGCCTTGCAACAAGTTGATTAACCATAAATTTAGGTATAATATCTCTTTTATCTCACTTTTTCTATTATGGTATGTCATGTGTCTGAATAGTGAAATATAAAGTGGGtcaaaaaatttgtgtttagtAGTATATTAagttttccaattaaatttagaaaattagcTCTGTTTGTTTTACCGTTAATGTTTTTGTTGAAGACTGGCTTCATTTAAGCACAGATAGTTTGGATTCAACATACTTCAAGTTCTAGAGAATCAAGACTAAAGCTACAAGTCGTATGAAGGCTATATTACTAAGCTGCAAGTAGTTTTGTATATAGGTAGTTTTTCTATTGCTAGACAACTGTACCTAGTTGTGCATCCACTTGTATATTCAATTATCTACTTGTGCATGTTGTTAGAGACTTCactaaatttttgtactgtttggactTTAGACAGTGAATAATGACATTTACCttttacctatttattttttcaaatatatcttCCAACACTCTCTATCATTTCtccatctcatttaaatattatttcttcactcattatttattcttttttttattcttcctctATTCACTCCCaataactatatttttaaaatttttaacagctatattttcaaaacaaataacttcttcaaatttttcaaaaataatatttctcaAATGGTAATATTTCTTaagggatttttattttttattattcattaacttataattgattttcttaaaaacaaCTTAcctcccatcaaaaaaaaaaaaaaaaaaaaaaacaacttaccatacttatcattaaaaaaagtcCACCAAATGTTTAgaccaatcattttttttttctattatttattaacttacaattaattactttttaaaaaaacttaccatacttttcattaaaaaaagtccCCCACACGGATTAGACCAAttccttttatttcttattattcattaaattataattaatttccttaaaaaaaacatactttcattaaaaacaattccaccacacatgcacacaccacacgttatactttttctttctccaccCCCTGTTTCAGTATCGTCAAAcacaaagagaaaaaagatcAGAGAAATCACCCCATAGAAATCGCCAAGACAAGGCTTGCCCTAGGCTTAGGCCATTGCCTAGGGCCCCCCTATTAGAGAATGCCCCAAATTAGgggggcaatttttttttttttttatataaatatttttgggagattaaaaaaattttagtttacatTTTGTTTTCACAATTAAGAAAGTCCAAAGAATtaagtaatgctagagatagagataagataaatttaaataaataggttTTACAAATAGACATGTTACTAATCACAAGTAATTGaaataggaaaatgttaaaaacactacaaattttactacataactttttttttttatacaagataaaaattttactttatcataatctaagtgtatatgtgtgtaaaactccctcctggagacttgaaccccagctcttgcccccacaccccacaagcacttatacttgtggagtgaccactaCGACAAGGGTGTGCAGTGATCTacataacttttataatttgatgtgaCAATGAATATGCATGATAGGTGAACTTCAACAAACTAttgaatgcatttttgaatgaatttttgtgattggtgatataTCTTTGTGATTTtcatgttgtaaattttataatatctctAGCATTTTTGTAAGCCTCATGTCACTGATCACATCTGTTACAACATTAGTTTGCagtaaaatttgttacaactttagcattttcttaaaaaaaaaaaaaggatttaaaaaaattattatataaaatgctagttaaatattatttaggtGATAGGTCCCATTAGAATATTTCGCCTTAGGCCTCTGAATCGTTTGGGCCAGCCTTGcgccaagagagagagaggtggccACTACGAAGGCTGGTGGAGATCATCCACTCACCACCGCTGGTCCTCCTCATCACCACCAAGTACATGCAAACCTAGTTGGGTCAAATTGacttctatctcttttttttttttcttccttcttttcttgttcTGATTCACTTTGTTGTTACAATGGAGCTTAGATCAGCTTTTATGTTCTTGatctgttgtttttgttttgattttagatttgttgttctAATTAAATTTGTCTTTTTCCCTATTCTTGATTTGTTGTTTCTATTTTGATTTCAGATTTGTTgttctaattaaatttgttcTAGTTTAGATtatgtttgtattttgattttgttactttttaatacatttgagagagagagagagaaatgaacaaagaagaaaggaggaaagagaaggaatttttttttttttttttagcagggtattttctaatatattgatttggagttgctacagtgttctctagATCAAGAGAACTACTGTagcaacataaataaataaataaaaggaaaagttttGCTTTTAAAGAATCTGTTGGGGTTGATTTTTGGGGTTTGCTCTCCAAAAAATGGCTTTGGCTaatctattggagatgctcagtcttagttttatttctttcttctttaatcCACTCTGCTTCTTGTATGTAGATAAGACCAATGACTATGTATTATTTAGTGTAACTGATTATATacacaaataaattattaatatttttctagaaaactatttcattttcctttatgTGATAGCAACCTTGAAAATGAGTTGGAAACGTTTTCTAATGTCTGctatatacaaaaaattattaacatttctTATATAACTCAAAATATGTTTCACATGGGGTGAGATagagttatttttcaaaaacaatttagcGAAAAACAACTTCTAAAaaacaagtaatttttttaataaggtttcTGTTAACCAAAGATAGTTTCTTTAACCTATTTTTTTGATACTACCAAACAAAagataatatgaaaaattatcttcacacatagttttccattgaaacaaaTGGTTATCATTGGAAATTATAACGCTAATTGTGCTTAAGTGGTCAATGCAACCCaaagtttgaatttaattagaaacCCCAATTTTACTATTGAAGGaggcaaaaaaattaattaagccAATTACAACATACCACATTAAAATTTAGTGACAGATTCCAAATTTATGTATCATTAAATTAACTAAATCaaatgatgacatgtgtcatccCAGTTGATATCACATTGGCAAATTAAAATTTGCCATGTGTCATTTGGCCCaccaaataaagataaatttcctaTTCAAAGTATATTAatggataattatctttattaaaatagataaatcaAATTGAGACAATTATCTACAAGTATCAAATTATAGTAAGACGCTTTGTTGATtattatatttatcaaaatagttaaatagagataattatctacTAGCCCCATCACTGCGCTTCACTCGTGTGATTGggctttttttgggtttagcaCGTGCGATGAGGTTTTTTTGGGGTTTAATGTCATAATTTTCCATTCATCTCAATTTGATATGTTTCTCTCTTCTATCCAATTAAACCATATGCAtcgttatttttattttggacatagAAAATACAttcattaaaatgaaataaaaaaaaaaggcagtaCAAATAGATGTGAAGAGAAAACAATTCAAAcatcaacataaataaataaataaatcattaaaaaaaggagtaaattaaaaatcacatttaaaaaaaataaataaataaagaagaagagatttgaaaaaaaaaaaaagtgagattagaatttagaagaaaggaaacaaaaaaaatgcaaaaatggtGGTTGTTCTTggtgtatataaaattatttaaaaaaaaaagaaaaaaagaaaaaaagaaaaaaaaaaaggacttgaGGATAGGGATGAGGAGAGATTGGATACTTGTAGGGCCTAATTTTGAGGGTGAGGGAGGAGAACGTGAACATAAACAATTAACTGGGAGCAGGTTCTcctatcccaaaaaaatcaaaaaatttgggagctggttttttttttttttttttaaataaaaaaaaaattttaaatgacgtgAGATTAGAGTAAGAaactgcaaaaaagaaaaaaaaataaaaaataaaaaataaaaaggagaaacgattaattttttattttaatgcgAGAACAGTTAAGACTTGATaaagatttagaaaaaaaaaagtgatttttttttcttgaaaacatGAGTTTAGTGATGGAAAGAATATGGGAAGTTGGAGCATTTCAAATACTTGAATAGAAAGAAGtcttattttgtaggcaatgtttttgcaaaagttaaaagacGTAGTTTTACCAAAttatcttttagttttgtttctaaaaCCTAGGGATGTGTGGttattttggaacaaaaaaaaaaatccggtctaaataaaggaaaacccttaaatagtagtataaataaaggggaaaaaatgagaagaaaaaaaaaagtgaaaatgttGGGtttagtggtcctattttatagcaaaaaaaaaaaaaaaaaaaaacacctgtgtctttattttttatatataatttttattttgagaatctaatttataaatggataaagcaatttgaaaatcaactgGAAAGTGACCCTATTTTTTAAGCAATGTTTTAATAggagttagagttgtatttttatcagattgtcctttagttttgtctctacttaaattTAGGGGGTGTAGAggcatttttgaacaaaaaaaatgaggataCCAATCTaaggaagccccttaaataatacTAACCTCATCACACGCGCAATGTGCGAgcgttaaaactttttttaatttttattttttatttttgtgggaGCATTTTTTGCTTCAAGGAAACTCATGTTTTACCTAGGCAATTTTTGCTTGTCCCACTAGTGGTACTCTTTCTCATTGGCTTATCCCTTATAAGGTAGAACTAGTGGTATTCTTTCTCATTGGCTCAtcccttataaggtagaaaggGGAAGGCcatctttccaatgtgggacaaacAAAAATTGCCTAGGTAAAACATGAGTTTCCTTGAAGCAAAAAATGCTCCAACAATAAAAGGATCTTTTTATTGTGGGAGCATTTTTTGCTTCAACCAAACTAGTAGTACTCTTTCTCATTGGGTCAtcccttataaggtagaaaggGGAATACcatctttccaatgtgggacaagcAAAAATTGCCTAGGTAAAACATGAGTTTCCTTGAAGCAAAAAATGCtcccacaatttttattatagtgtcataatttttcattcattacaATTTGAAGTTTACACGCTTTCTCATTTATATTACGCATTTAAAACTACTAATATAACCAAGAGTGTCATGAGGCTAActtcaaaaaatgaacaaatattaCACGTttattttgtagcaaaaaaaaaaaaaaaacctatgtttttattttatgtatatgatttttattttgagaatctaatttataagtggataaaataatttgaaaataaataggaaAGTAACCCTATTTTTtgggcaatgttttagtgggagttagagttATATTTTTACCTGATTGTCCTTTACTTTTGTAGGTGTGTAAAAgcatttttgaaccaaaaaaatgaagatCCCAAATAGGAGAAactccttaaatagtagtataggttttttttggatttagcGCGTGTGATAGGGctttttttggatttagtgTCTTAATTTTCCATTACGTTTTTCTCTTTTATCCAATTAAACCACACAcatagtgatttttattttggacatagAAAATACattcattaaaatgaaaaaaaaaaagcaatacaaaTAAATGTGAAGAGAAAACAATTCAAACaccaacataaataaataaataaatcattaaaaagacgaaaaaaaaaagatgtacaTTAAaaatcaccttttttttaataattcaaaaataaagaagaagggatttgaaaaaaaaaaaaaaaaaacattaggttagaatttagaagaaaggaaaccaaaaaaaaatgcaaaaatggtGGTTGTTCTtggtatatataaaattataaaaaaagaaaaaagaaaaaagaaaaaaaaaagacttgaaaATAGGGATGAGGAGAGATTGGATAGTTGTAGAGCCTCTTTTTGAGGGTGAGGGAGGAGAACATGAACATAAACAATTAACTGGGAGCAATTTtccctatccaaaaaaaaaaattaaaaataacgtGAGATTAGAGTAAGAAActgcaaattaaaaaaaaaaaaaaaaaaagagagttaatttttttattttgatgtgaaAATGGTTAAGACTTGAtaaaggtattaaaaaaaagagagaaatttctttttgaaaatgtgAGTTTAGTGATGGAAAGAATATGGGAAGTTGGAGCATTTCAAATATCTGAATAGAGAGTGATCATATTTTGTAAACAATGTTTTTGCAAGAGTTAAAAGACATAGTTTTACCAAattatcctttagttttgtttctacttaAACCTAGGGATGTGTGGGTATTttggagcaaaaaaaaaatcaagtccaAACAGGGAAAGCCCccttaaatagtaatatagattatagataaACAAAATTTGGGCCAATTAGAGTCTACTAACTATCTTCAAGGAGATCAATTCGAAGTGAGACTTATCCTCTAAAaccactataaatagaggacaCCCCATTCTCATTCTCTACCAACTttttgatgttaaaactttGGAGAAATTCTACCTCAAGAGTAcccaaagaatttaaaaaaaaaaaaaaaaatcatttgaatcCTTCTTCCAAGACTAGAATCAAGCTTAAATGCCTCCATAAACTTCAAACCCTAAATCATTGAAGTTCAATGGATCAAACCTCTAAAGCCTTAAAGaatttcaacccaaaatccttcaaattcaaagaattttagaagaacttgaagaacattCAAAGAACTTGAAGAAAAACAAATCTCTAACAAGCTCAAAGCTAGAGATTTGTTGTAAAGATCATTTGATTTATCTTTTGACCAAAGTGAAGAAGATTTCATGTTCAAGTtaagattacaaaaaatatagaaatagaggtttattcttttgtaaaaagGTTAAAAATAGAGAATTGT
This DNA window, taken from Quercus robur chromosome 2, dhQueRobu3.1, whole genome shotgun sequence, encodes the following:
- the LOC126713958 gene encoding uncharacterized protein LOC126713958 encodes the protein MGEEKEDPQKLKRIAATAYEYDNDPRWAEYWSNILIPPSMASRSVSDVQDHYKRKFYQRYIDPDLVVEPMSTNSSSQPARPSASSTSSNDQPRQRNSGSTSTTRASGTSATTSPNPTSLRWDRHTIQFSVNAWVFVVAVLAIFPLVPRNLSQRAYRLSFMGTACSSLYSLYSLYGQPRGWNLQALQSYFQTIIVTKDFIYFIYCLTFVTSNLCLKFALIPILCRALELVAKFLRRNFNRSSLYRKYLEEPCVWVESNTTTLSILSSHAEIGLGFLLIISLFSWQRNIIQTFMYWQLLKLMYHAPVTASYHNSVWTKIGMTVNPLVHRYAPFLQAPISAAQRWWLR